Below is a genomic region from uncultured Erythrobacter sp..
GCTGCGCCTTGTTGGCAACAATCATCGGATGCGCGTGGGCAGCGTTGGTCTTGAGCCACGACAGGATACGGATCGTGTCGCGCGCCGATGCCAGCGTGAGCTCGCAAGTCAGCAGCACAAGGTTCACGTCAGCCAGCAGATGCGGGAAGTTGATCAGCATGTTGCGCGGCAGATCGATGACGGTCATTTCGAACGCCTGGCGGAATTCCTCCTCCAGTTGAACGAAGGCCGCGCCATCGGTCATCAGCGGCTGGCTGATCGGCGCCTCTGCCGACAGGATCGAGAGGTTGTCATTGGCGCGGATCATGGCGCGTTCAATGAACAACCCGTCGATACGGCTTGGATTGTCGATTGCGTCGGTCAGACCGCGACCCGGCTCCAGATCGAGCGCGAGAGCGCCCGTGCCGAAATGCACGTCGAGATCGAGCAATGCAGTAGGCGCCTGATGGTGATCACTGAACAACCACGCAAGCGAAGTCGCCAGCGTCGAAGCGCCAACGCCGCCGCGCGTGCCGACAACTGCAGTCGAGATGTGACGCTTGACCGCTTCGCCATCGCTGCCTTTGGGAGCGGTAAAGACAGCCAGTGCACCGTTAAGCGCATCGTGGATTGCCTGAGCGTTCAGCGGTTTCAGCAGATAGTCGTGAATGCCGCTGGCGAGCAGATCGCGATAGAGGCGCACATCGTTGACCTGACCGACCGCAATCACGACCGTGCCGGGCTCGCAGACCTCTGCCAGAGCGTTGATGTCGTTAAGCGGGTCGCCGCTTTCCGACAGATCGACGAT
It encodes:
- a CDS encoding pilus assembly protein CpaE; protein product: MNAPWKSGLPGNRDAFAAYICDDAALDVLRPVVIEMGWQPEKCNKGGLRNAIQSLSVSASPAILIVDLSESGDPLNDINALAEVCEPGTVVIAVGQVNDVRLYRDLLASGIHDYLLKPLNAQAIHDALNGALAVFTAPKGSDGEAVKRHISTAVVGTRGGVGASTLATSLAWLFSDHHQAPTALLDLDVHFGTGALALDLEPGRGLTDAIDNPSRIDGLFIERAMIRANDNLSILSAEAPISQPLMTDGAAFVQLEEEFRQAFEMTVIDLPRNMLINFPHLLADVNLVLLTCELTLASARDTIRILSWLKTNAAHAHPMIVANKAQPGVAEISKADFEASIERNIDILVPYDVKAASNAAKLGQVFVEANKSSKATVAIKQLAERIMGASEEDLSAITEEKKSLLGGFDFKNLLSKKDKSEAQVAE